In Alphaproteobacteria bacterium, the genomic window TGATCAAGCGCAGCAACAAGCAGATCCGCAACCTGCGCGGCAGCACGATCATGTCCAAGCCGGACGCCAAGATCGTCAAGAAATTCATCCCCTACGGCTGAGGCAGCACCATGGCACGGGTTTCTCGGGGCGTCACCAGGCACGCCCGCCACAAGAAAGTCATAGATGCGGCCAAGGGCTATTCCGGCCGCGGCAAGTCCAATTTCCGCGTCGCCATCGAACGCGTCGAGAAGGGCCTGCAATACGCCTACCGCGACCGGCGCCGACGCAAACGCGATTTCCGCCGCCTCTGGATCCAGCGCATCAACGCAGCGGCGCGGCTTAACGGCACCACCTACGGCCGATTTATCAACGGCCTCAAGGCCGCGGGCATCGAGGTCGACCGCAAGATGCTGGCCGACCTCGCGGTGCGCCAGCCTGAGGCCTTTACGGCCTTGGTCGAGAAAGCCCGAACGGCAGCGACCGAGGCCGCCTGAACCGGGGCCCCGAGCGACGACAATTTCCGGAGAACGGTAAAAAGGGGCCCGCAGCGAACGGCCCCTTTTTTCATGAGCACACCATGCAGGACATCGACCAACTGAGCCAGGAACTGGCCGCCGCCGTGGCCGCCGCCGAGGATCTCGAGACATTGGAGGAGGTGCGCATCCGGGCGCTCGGCCGCAAGGGCCAGGTGACGGCCTTGATGAAGGGCCTGGGCGCCATGTCGGCCGACGAGCGCAAGACGGCGGGCCCGGCACTCAACGCCCTCAAGGGACGCATCGCCTCGGCCGTCGAGGCCCGCCAGGCGGCGCTCAAGGAGGGGGATCTCGAATCCCGCCTGGCCGGAGAGAGCCTCGATCTCAGCCTCCCCGTTCGGCCCCAGGCAGCCGGGCGCATCCATCCCGTCAGCCAGGTCACCGACGAGCTCACCGCCATCTTCGCCGACATGGGCTTCACGGTGGCCGAGGGCCCCGACGTCGAGACCGATTTCTACAATTTTACTGCCCTGAACATTCCGCCCGAACACCCGGCCCGGCAGATGCACGATACTTTCTATCTGGAGAGCGCCGAGGGCACGGAACCCATGTGCCTGCGCACCCACACCTCGCCGGTGCAGATCCGCCACATGCAGGCCGAGCCGCCGCCGCACCGCATCATCGTGCCCGGGCGCACCTACCGCTGCGATTCCGACCAGACCCACACCCCCATGTTCCACCAGGTCGAGGGCCTGGTCGTCGACCGCGACATCCACCTGGGCCATCTCAAGGGCTGCCTCGAGGGCTTTGCCCGCGCCTTCTTCGAGATCGACAACCTGCGCATGCGCTTTCGCCCCAGCCATTTTCCTTTCACCGAACCTTCGGCTGAGCTCGACATCGGCTGTTCCTACGAGGGCGGCGAGCTGCGCATCGGCGAGGGCGAGGATTGGCTCGAGATCCTGGGCTGCGGCATGGTGCACCCCAGGGTTTTGGAATATTCCGGCGTCGATTCCAGCCAGTGGCAGGGCTTCGCCTTCGGCATGGGCATCGACCGCATCGCCATGCTGAAGTACGGCATCCCCGACCTGCGCGCCTTCTTCGAGTGTGATCTCCGTTGGCTCGAACACTATGGCTTCGCACCGGCCGATCAGCCCACCCTGGCCGGAGGGCTGGCGCGATGAAGTTCACCATCGCTTGGCTCAAGGACCACCTCGAGACCGAAGCCTCGCTCGAGACCATCGTCGACACCCTGACCAACATCGGCCTCGAAGTCGAAGATGTCTCGGACCGCACGGCCGAGTTGGCCTCCTTCACCGTGGCCCGGGTGGTCGAGGCGCGGCCCCACCCCGATGCCGACCGCTTGAGGGTCTGTGTCGTGGATACCGGGTCCGAAACCGTCGAGGTGGTCTGCGGCGCGCCCAATGCCCGCACCGGCATGTACGGCGTCTTCGCGCCCGTGGGCAGCGTGCTGCCGGGCAGCGGCGACAAGCTGAAGGCGGCCAAGATCCACGGCGTACCCTCGAACGGCATGCTCTGTTCGGAACGCGAGTTGGGCTTGTCGGACGAACACGAAGGCATCATCGAGCTCATGGAAGCGCCGCTGGGCGAGCCCTTCGCCGCCCACGCCGGCCTCGCCGATCCGGCCATCGAGATCGCCATCACGCCCAACCGCCAGGACTGCCTGGGTGTCGGCGGCGTGGCCCGCGACCTGGCGGCGGCCGGTATCGGGCGCTTGCGCGACCGCACCCCCGACCCGGTGGCCGGTGCCTTCGAAAGCCCGCTGGGCGTCGAGCTCGAGTTCGACCCGGAAACCGCCGCGGCCTGTCCCTACTTCGTCGGCCGCTACATCCGCGGTGTCAAGAACGGCCCCAGCCCGGCCTGGCTGCAACAGCGCCTCAAAGCCATCGGGCTCAGGCCCATCTCGGCCCTGGTGGACATGACCAACTACATCACCTTCGACCGCTCCCGGCCGCTGCATGTCTTCGATCCCGACCAGGTCGCCGGCAAGATCAGGGTGCGCCTGGCCCGGGCCGGCGAGGTCGTCGAGGCGCTGAACGACAAGTCCTATACGCTGGACGACCAGGTCACGGTGATCGCCGACGACAACGGCGCCCATGCCCTGGGCGGCGTCATCGGCGGCGTCTCGACGGGCTGCACCGAGGACACCACGAATGTTTTCATCGAGGCGGCGCTGTTCGATCCCGTGCGCACCGCCGCCACCGGCCGGCGCTACCAGATCGAATCGGACGCCCGCTACCGCTTCGAGCGCGGCCTCGACCCGGCCGCCGTGGTCGAGGGTATCGAGGCGGCGACGCTGTTGGTGCTGGAGCTCTGCGGTGGCGAGGCCAGCGAGCTGGTCATCGCCGGCGCCGAGCCGGCCTGGCGGAAAAACGTCACGCTGAGGCCCGAGCGCATCAAGGCGCTGGGTGGCATCGAGATTTCCCCCGAGGCCATCGCGGAGATCCTCGAAAGCCTGGGATTCGGGGTCACATCTGAAGGTGACGTTTTCAGCGTCGCCGTGCCCTCGTGGCGCTCGGACGTCGACGGCGAGGCCGACCTGGTCGAGGAAGTCACCCGCATCTACGGCTACCACCGGGTGCCGGCGGTGCCGCTGGATACCGGCGGCCGGGTTACCCATCCGGCGCTGGCGCCGGTGCAGCGCCGCGGCCCCTGGGCCACCCGGGCGCTGGCGGCGCGCGGTCTGCAGGAGGTCGTGACCTGGTCCTTCACTGCGGCCGCCTGGCTCGATCTGTTTGGCGGCGTGCGTGATGATCTACGCCTGGCCAACCCCATCTCCAGCGAGCTCGACGTCATGCGGCCGAGCCTCTTGCCCAACCTGATCGTCGCTGCCGGGCGCAACGTCGACCGTGGCGCCCAGGACCTCGGCCTCTTCGAAGTGGGTCCGAGCTGGCGCGACCCCACGCCCGAGGGCCAGGACCGGGTGGCGGCAGGGCTGAGGCGGGGGCGCTCGGGCGCCCGCCACTGGCTCGAGGCGCCGCGCGAGGTCGATGCCTTCGATGCCAAGGCCGATGCCATGGCGGCGCTGCAGGCGGCGGGGGCGCCGGTGGCCAGCCTGCAGGTGGCCGGCGAGGCGCCGCCCTGGTATCACCCGGGCCGTTCGGGAACCTTGCGGCTGGGCCCCAAGTCCATCCTGGCGGCCTTCGGCGAGGTCCATCCCCGGGTGCTCGACCGGCTCGGCGTCAAGGGGCCGATGGTGGCTTTCGAGGCCAACCTCAGCGCGCTGCCGGCACCGCGCGCCAAGGCATCGCGCACGCGGCCGGTGCTGGATAGCTCGGATCTCCCCTTCGTCGATCGCGACTTCGCCTTCGTGGTGGGGGCCGACGAGCCCGCCGGCAACCTGGTGCGGGCGGCGCGCGGCGCCGACAAGGCTCTGATCGTCGATGTTTCGGTGTTTGATGTCTTCGAAGGCCCGGCCCTGGGCGCCGACAGGAAATCCATCGCCATCCGGGTGCGCCTGCAGCCGCGAAAGCAAACGCTTACCGAAGCCGAAATAGAAGCCACCTCGCAAAAAATCGTGGCGGCGGTGACGAAGGCCAGCGGCGGCGAGCTCAGGACCTGAGGCGTGGCGGCAGCCGAAAGCGAGGTGGCACAACCGCCGACGGACTTTCTGCCGTTGGCGCTGCCGGGCGGTTTCATGGCGCTGAACGGCCCCTTTTTCGGCCGTCGCCGCGCGGGCGGCCTGGATCTCGGTTTTGTCGTCGAGGAACGCCATACCAATCCGGCCAAGGTTTCCCACGGCGGCATGCTGATGTCGCTGGCGCGCTTGCAACTGGCGGCCGGGGCCGCCGCCGGGGCCGGGCTCGACCACCTGCCGCGCATGATGGCGCTCAGTTTCGACTTTCTCGCGCCGGCCCCGGTCGGCGCCTGGGTCGAGGGCGAGACGGAAGTGCTGCACACCACGCGCAACCTGGTCTTTTTGCGCGGGCTTTTGCGCATTGGCGGCCAGCCCGTGCTGCGCG contains:
- the rpmI gene encoding 50S ribosomal protein L35, translating into MPKLKTKSSAKKRFSLTATGKVRRNQAGKQHGMIKRSNKQIRNLRGSTIMSKPDAKIVKKFIPYG
- the rplT gene encoding 50S ribosomal protein L20 — protein: MARVSRGVTRHARHKKVIDAAKGYSGRGKSNFRVAIERVEKGLQYAYRDRRRRKRDFRRLWIQRINAAARLNGTTYGRFINGLKAAGIEVDRKMLADLAVRQPEAFTALVEKARTAATEAA
- the pheS gene encoding phenylalanine--tRNA ligase subunit alpha, encoding MQDIDQLSQELAAAVAAAEDLETLEEVRIRALGRKGQVTALMKGLGAMSADERKTAGPALNALKGRIASAVEARQAALKEGDLESRLAGESLDLSLPVRPQAAGRIHPVSQVTDELTAIFADMGFTVAEGPDVETDFYNFTALNIPPEHPARQMHDTFYLESAEGTEPMCLRTHTSPVQIRHMQAEPPPHRIIVPGRTYRCDSDQTHTPMFHQVEGLVVDRDIHLGHLKGCLEGFARAFFEIDNLRMRFRPSHFPFTEPSAELDIGCSYEGGELRIGEGEDWLEILGCGMVHPRVLEYSGVDSSQWQGFAFGMGIDRIAMLKYGIPDLRAFFECDLRWLEHYGFAPADQPTLAGGLAR
- the pheT gene encoding phenylalanine--tRNA ligase subunit beta, whose product is MKFTIAWLKDHLETEASLETIVDTLTNIGLEVEDVSDRTAELASFTVARVVEARPHPDADRLRVCVVDTGSETVEVVCGAPNARTGMYGVFAPVGSVLPGSGDKLKAAKIHGVPSNGMLCSERELGLSDEHEGIIELMEAPLGEPFAAHAGLADPAIEIAITPNRQDCLGVGGVARDLAAAGIGRLRDRTPDPVAGAFESPLGVELEFDPETAAACPYFVGRYIRGVKNGPSPAWLQQRLKAIGLRPISALVDMTNYITFDRSRPLHVFDPDQVAGKIRVRLARAGEVVEALNDKSYTLDDQVTVIADDNGAHALGGVIGGVSTGCTEDTTNVFIEAALFDPVRTAATGRRYQIESDARYRFERGLDPAAVVEGIEAATLLVLELCGGEASELVIAGAEPAWRKNVTLRPERIKALGGIEISPEAIAEILESLGFGVTSEGDVFSVAVPSWRSDVDGEADLVEEVTRIYGYHRVPAVPLDTGGRVTHPALAPVQRRGPWATRALAARGLQEVVTWSFTAAAWLDLFGGVRDDLRLANPISSELDVMRPSLLPNLIVAAGRNVDRGAQDLGLFEVGPSWRDPTPEGQDRVAAGLRRGRSGARHWLEAPREVDAFDAKADAMAALQAAGAPVASLQVAGEAPPWYHPGRSGTLRLGPKSILAAFGEVHPRVLDRLGVKGPMVAFEANLSALPAPRAKASRTRPVLDSSDLPFVDRDFAFVVGADEPAGNLVRAARGADKALIVDVSVFDVFEGPALGADRKSIAIRVRLQPRKQTLTEAEIEATSQKIVAAVTKASGGELRT